A genomic region of Strongyloides ratti genome assembly S_ratti_ED321, scaffold srae_scaffold0000016 contains the following coding sequences:
- a CDS encoding Reverse transcriptase domain-containing protein, whose protein sequence is MDSYYTTLFDDSNMGECPGTVELQFIDNPKFRHILARLYPPGVTEECVQQKIDQLVKEGIWEKVSYCDAFSSVRPVIKKLDKVDKDSGLVTPDNLRLTADFSLLNMNLKTNVYPVKNISSELARVGLMIKDGNEFVLSVFDVHSAYDSVKITRNSSLKCGIATHNGTYIPPRLPQGISLSPCIWQERIDSIMAKIEAENKYKIPGFGSVMIAYYDDIIIVSTKFSEHFELLKIF, encoded by the coding sequence atGGATTCATATTATACAACATTATTTGATGATAGTAATATGGGTGAATGCCCAGGTACTGTAGAATTACAATTCATAGACAATCCTAAATTTAGACACATACTAGCGAGACTTTACCCACCAGGTGTAACTGAAGAATGTGTACAACAAAAAATTGATCAGTTGGTGAAAGAAGGTATATGGGAAAAAGTTTCTTATTGTGATGCATTTTCATCGGTTAGAccagtaattaaaaaattagataagGTTGATAAAGACTCTGGTTTAGTTACTCCTGACAATTTGAGATTAACTGCAGACTTTAGTCTATTAAATATGAATCTTAAAACAAATGTATATCCAgtcaaaaatatttcttctgAATTAGCTAGGGTAGGTTTAATGATTAAAGATGGAAATGAATTTGTTTTAAGTGTATTTGACGTTCATTCTGCATATGATAGTGTTAAAATAACCAGAAATTCGAGTCTTAAGTGTGGTATTGCAACTCATAATGGTACATATATTCCTCCTAGATTGCCACAAGGAATTTCTCTAAGTCCATGCATTTGGCAAGAAAGAATTGATAGTATTATGGCAAAAATAGAAgcagaaaataaatataaaattccAGGTTTTGGGTCTGTTATGATTGCCTATTATGATGATATAATCATTGTAAGTACAAAATTTAGTGAGCATTtcgaattattaaaaatattttaa